The Terriglobales bacterium genome window below encodes:
- a CDS encoding cyclic nucleotide-binding domain-containing protein yields MSHHAAPTSTGSMVQLTIDEQAITVPAGTTVFDAARVHGIEIPVLCHQQNEAPVGVCRMCVVDVGARAYTAACIRQVDPGMVVKTNTEEVRAARKTLLELMMADHPTPCVRQRHTGDCELEKMAGQYGATETRYPRREVTRGQDDSSLTILVDHAACILCDRCIRACADLRKNFVIARQGKGYDAGISFDMDNPMGGSSCVSCGECMVSCPTGALTNKVTVGQKLETGLSCETEDLMRLPVFQGVSGTFLELNRGSVVVRAVNKGEILFREGDYGSTAFYILEGEIDIFISSPRAHVNTERGPTALFNILTSKLVGRREKPRKDEHFNRTHISIDAPVELSYDNPVAKLGPGDLFGEMTCMSFYPRSATARAATDCVVLEMLRNVLDVLQKNKTFRSKLEIEYRLRALETHLRSVPIFASLTPEFIDDLRSKVELVRYAPGDVIFRQGDLADAFYLVRIGFVKVSEKYPGGELVLAYLSKGNYFGEIGLLGAGKRSATCSALDHVEVVRIAAVDFKEMMRLFPDIRAQLEAISAQRLRENQTHFAQVSNVPVDEFLRQGLMEAQNLLVLDLDRCTRCDQCVTACADAHDGITRLIRDGLRLDRYLIATSCRQCRDPLCMVGCPVGAIRRQNSLEVIIEDWCIGCGLCAKNCPYGNINLHEFSAEGPVSEEIALLAEGQETAKKAKARIVRKATSCNLCNDYPEPSCVYACPHDAAHRVNPAQFFSEMFKK; encoded by the coding sequence ATGAGCCATCACGCCGCGCCTACGTCTACCGGTTCGATGGTTCAGCTCACGATTGATGAGCAAGCCATTACCGTTCCCGCCGGGACCACCGTCTTCGATGCCGCTCGCGTACACGGCATTGAGATTCCCGTGCTCTGCCATCAGCAGAATGAAGCGCCCGTAGGCGTATGCCGCATGTGCGTGGTGGATGTCGGTGCCCGCGCTTACACCGCTGCTTGTATCCGGCAGGTTGATCCCGGCATGGTGGTCAAAACCAATACCGAAGAGGTACGCGCGGCGCGCAAGACCTTGCTTGAGCTGATGATGGCCGATCATCCTACGCCCTGCGTCCGCCAGCGGCACACCGGCGACTGCGAATTGGAAAAAATGGCTGGCCAGTACGGCGCCACCGAGACGCGCTATCCCCGCCGCGAAGTCACGCGCGGGCAAGACGACTCTTCGCTTACCATCCTGGTGGATCATGCTGCCTGCATTCTCTGCGACCGCTGCATACGGGCCTGTGCCGATTTGCGCAAAAATTTTGTGATCGCCCGCCAGGGCAAAGGCTATGACGCCGGCATCTCCTTTGACATGGATAATCCCATGGGCGGCTCAAGCTGCGTCTCTTGCGGCGAGTGCATGGTTTCCTGCCCAACCGGCGCGCTGACCAACAAGGTCACCGTCGGCCAGAAGCTCGAGACCGGGCTCTCCTGCGAGACCGAAGATCTGATGCGCCTTCCCGTCTTTCAGGGCGTCTCCGGAACCTTCCTCGAATTGAATCGCGGCTCCGTGGTGGTGCGCGCCGTCAACAAGGGAGAGATTCTCTTCCGCGAAGGCGACTATGGTTCCACGGCGTTTTACATCCTGGAGGGGGAGATTGATATTTTCATCTCCAGCCCTCGCGCCCACGTCAACACGGAGCGAGGTCCGACCGCGCTGTTCAACATTTTGACCAGCAAGCTCGTGGGCCGGCGGGAAAAGCCACGCAAGGATGAACATTTCAACCGCACCCATATTTCGATTGATGCTCCGGTGGAACTTTCTTACGACAACCCTGTGGCCAAGCTCGGTCCCGGCGACCTGTTCGGCGAAATGACGTGTATGAGTTTTTATCCGCGTTCCGCCACCGCGCGCGCCGCCACCGATTGTGTTGTGCTCGAGATGCTGCGCAACGTGCTCGACGTGCTGCAGAAGAACAAGACCTTCCGCTCCAAGCTCGAGATCGAATACCGCCTGCGGGCGCTTGAGACCCACCTGCGCAGCGTTCCCATTTTTGCTTCGCTGACGCCCGAGTTCATTGATGATTTGCGCTCGAAGGTGGAGTTGGTGCGCTACGCCCCTGGCGATGTCATCTTCAGGCAAGGCGACCTGGCCGATGCCTTTTATCTTGTCCGCATAGGTTTTGTGAAGGTCAGCGAGAAATATCCCGGGGGTGAGCTCGTGCTCGCCTATCTTTCCAAGGGAAATTACTTCGGTGAAATCGGGCTGCTGGGCGCAGGCAAGCGCAGTGCTACATGCTCCGCCCTTGATCACGTGGAAGTGGTCCGCATCGCCGCCGTAGATTTCAAGGAAATGATGCGGCTCTTCCCCGATATTCGTGCCCAGCTCGAAGCCATCAGCGCCCAGCGCCTGCGCGAGAACCAGACGCACTTTGCCCAGGTCAGCAATGTTCCCGTGGATGAATTCCTGCGCCAGGGTCTCATGGAAGCGCAAAACCTGCTGGTGCTTGATCTCGACCGCTGCACGCGCTGCGATCAATGCGTGACAGCCTGCGCCGATGCGCATGACGGAATCACCCGCCTGATTCGCGATGGCCTGCGCCTCGACCGCTACCTGATTGCCACCTCGTGCCGCCAGTGCCGCGATCCGCTGTGCATGGTGGGCTGTCCGGTGGGCGCGATTCGCCGGCAAAATTCGCTGGAAGTGATCATTGAAGATTGGTGCATCGGTTGCGGCCTGTGCGCCAAGAATTGTCCTTACGGCAATATTAATCTGCATGAGTTCAGCGCCGAGGGCCCGGTCAGCGAAGAGATCGCTCTCCTCGCCGAAGGCCAGGAGACCGCCAAGAAGGCGAAGGCGAGGATAGTGCGCAAGGCGACCAGTTGCAACCTTTGTAATGATTATCCGGAACCAAGTTGCGTCTACGCCTGTCCGCACGACGCCGCCCACCGCGTCAACCCCGCACAATTCTTCAGCGAAATGTTCAAGAAATAG
- a CDS encoding carboxypeptidase-like regulatory domain-containing protein gives MRQSRPAGFNRIFIFALGLGLSLTTAAAGQQAGSSKPTESGQAPASSSTPPSSDSSSSTVTSVKQRSASAGVGRRIPEHRVRGGPGPAALLGRVQSTDGSPLGGVQVILTPANGKKVVRQSGGDGIFRIPGVPPGKYQFSFQLTGFDPLVQNEVTLNAGEVLTIEVKLHATGVAASAGGIPQKRIPTERPMPESNLGAEQAEASDYHELFRRPVEEMQAQLQPENIPDYKVMIPDPDRWDPSMPAWLRYDRSGEFPYTSSHWWDPFNQNRLKGDKPIFGQNTFFNFTGTSTTAVDVRNLFVPSGVSAQNAGSSKFFGKGGQVFLEETVRLSFDLFHGDTSFKPVDWRVKITPAFNINQIWAKERGIVNIDVRKGSNRTDGHVGLQEAFVEKKIADLGPNYDFISVRAGIQQFTSDFRGLLFSQEQPGVRVFGNLRSNRFQYNAAYFFFLEKNTNSGLNTFENRHQQVFLGNFYIQDFFAKGYTTQFSYHYNKDDASVHFDDNGFLVRPAPIGSVRPHNIRAYYIGWTGNGHIKKINISHAFYQALGHDDLNPIAGRRTDINAQMGALELSVDKDWVRFRASAFFASGDDKPRDSEARGFDAISEAQTFAGGIFSFFNREGIRLTGTGVGLVAPDSFLPNLRSSKEEGQANFVNPGLVLGNVGADFNITPKIRAVTNVNYMRFHHTDPLELLLFQPHINQNIGLDYSVGVTYRPPLSENMVITGGVAALTPFTGLREIYTGKTLVSAFTTVRFQF, from the coding sequence ATGAGACAGTCAAGGCCAGCAGGATTTAACCGAATATTCATTTTTGCGCTCGGTCTTGGCTTGAGCCTCACGACGGCGGCCGCCGGACAGCAAGCAGGTTCTTCTAAACCAACGGAGAGCGGCCAGGCACCAGCTTCTTCGTCTACGCCGCCTTCATCTGACTCATCTTCCTCGACCGTCACTTCTGTAAAACAGAGGTCCGCATCAGCCGGAGTTGGCCGGCGCATTCCTGAGCACCGCGTCAGAGGAGGGCCGGGGCCGGCGGCGCTGCTGGGCCGTGTGCAGAGTACGGATGGGAGCCCGCTGGGTGGGGTCCAAGTGATCTTGACGCCTGCGAACGGGAAGAAAGTTGTTCGCCAGAGTGGGGGCGATGGAATCTTTCGCATACCTGGGGTCCCTCCGGGAAAATATCAGTTCAGCTTTCAACTGACGGGGTTCGATCCGCTGGTGCAAAACGAGGTCACGCTCAATGCGGGAGAAGTGCTGACGATTGAGGTCAAGCTGCACGCCACGGGTGTGGCGGCGAGCGCTGGTGGCATCCCGCAAAAACGTATTCCCACGGAACGCCCGATGCCTGAGAGCAACCTGGGAGCTGAGCAGGCCGAAGCTTCCGACTATCACGAGCTTTTCCGCCGGCCGGTAGAAGAAATGCAGGCACAACTTCAGCCGGAGAATATTCCTGACTACAAGGTCATGATTCCCGATCCGGACCGCTGGGACCCGAGCATGCCGGCGTGGCTCAGGTACGACCGCAGTGGAGAATTCCCCTACACGAGCAGCCACTGGTGGGACCCGTTCAACCAGAACCGGCTCAAGGGCGACAAGCCCATCTTTGGGCAGAACACGTTTTTTAATTTCACGGGAACGAGCACTACGGCAGTGGATGTGCGCAATCTTTTTGTTCCCAGCGGGGTCTCGGCGCAAAACGCGGGCAGCAGCAAGTTTTTCGGAAAAGGCGGACAGGTTTTTCTGGAAGAAACGGTGCGGCTCTCCTTCGATCTCTTTCATGGCGATACCAGCTTCAAGCCGGTCGACTGGCGCGTAAAAATCACGCCTGCCTTCAACATCAATCAGATATGGGCGAAAGAGCGCGGGATCGTCAACATTGATGTCCGCAAGGGCAGCAACCGCACCGATGGACACGTAGGGCTGCAGGAAGCGTTTGTTGAGAAAAAAATCGCCGACCTCGGGCCCAATTACGATTTTATTTCTGTGCGGGCCGGCATTCAGCAGTTCACCAGCGACTTCCGCGGATTGCTGTTCTCGCAGGAGCAACCCGGGGTTCGCGTCTTCGGGAACCTGCGATCGAACCGGTTTCAATACAACGCCGCCTATTTCTTCTTCCTGGAAAAAAACACCAACAGCGGATTGAACACCTTCGAGAACCGCCATCAGCAGGTGTTCCTGGGGAACTTTTATATACAGGATTTCTTCGCGAAGGGTTACACCACGCAGTTCAGCTATCACTACAACAAAGACGACGCCAGCGTGCATTTTGATGACAACGGGTTCCTGGTGCGTCCGGCGCCGATTGGCAGCGTGCGGCCGCATAACATTCGCGCCTACTACATCGGATGGACGGGCAATGGGCACATCAAAAAAATAAATATCAGCCACGCTTTTTACCAGGCGCTGGGCCATGATGACCTGAATCCGATTGCCGGGCGGCGGACGGACATTAATGCGCAGATGGGGGCGCTTGAGCTTTCCGTAGATAAAGACTGGGTGCGCTTCCGCGCCTCGGCATTTTTTGCTTCGGGTGACGACAAGCCGCGAGACAGCGAGGCACGCGGATTTGACGCTATCAGCGAAGCGCAGACGTTTGCCGGGGGCATCTTCAGCTTCTTTAATCGTGAAGGGATCCGCCTTACTGGAACGGGCGTTGGTCTGGTTGCGCCCGACAGCTTTTTGCCGAACCTGCGTTCGAGCAAAGAAGAGGGACAGGCGAACTTTGTTAATCCGGGACTGGTGCTGGGGAATGTGGGCGCCGACTTCAATATCACCCCGAAAATCCGTGCGGTGACGAATGTGAACTACATGCGCTTTCATCACACCGATCCGCTGGAGCTGTTGCTGTTCCAACCGCACATCAACCAAAATATCGGATTGGATTACAGCGTAGGCGTAACTTACCGGCCGCCGCTCTCGGAAAACATGGTGATTACGGGCGGCGTGGCTGCACTTACTCCGTTTACTGGTCTGCGGGAAATTTATACCGGCAAGACCTTGGTTTCAGCATTCACAACAGTCCGTTTTCAGTTTTGA
- a CDS encoding cytochrome c3 family protein, producing the protein MGRIRTAKTLGTRHDLNYFKYFGGFKLWRLVLCIAVVAVALVWLGFGYARKKQAIYSKGPLSHAHSFFADRCSLCHASIVNGVKTAGFRKTVSDEACLTCHQAPAHHANQLFTPSCASCHVEHQGLMRLVRVQDRQCVQCHADLGTKDGHSRFVTDIRGFNRNHPEFVPLRDGFKNPSTIAFNHAAHMGDSIMGPSGRVKLECSDCHRLAAEAGGPWKYADPHLQLAAATASGPGEVMHPDAGYELMPPTSYEKNCASCHKLQFDEHFAESVPHQKPEIVHAFLLQKFQDYISKNPDAIHDAWLPTRKVPEITQLPPPKNGDEWVSQRVGQSEQLLWLSTCKHCHQLDFSAQPAAANSPALPTVKPSALTYRWMPNAIFSHQAHGAVSCESCHAFATASQKGSDVLMPSIKTCQSCHNGDPAKVGEAENSCFLCHQYHDWKQRGNFHSTYTIQEITGESPPEPTHTDEPSGGK; encoded by the coding sequence GTGGGAAGAATCCGAACTGCCAAAACGCTGGGCACACGCCACGACCTGAACTACTTCAAGTATTTCGGCGGCTTCAAGCTTTGGCGTCTGGTTCTCTGCATCGCCGTTGTGGCGGTCGCTCTAGTCTGGCTCGGTTTTGGCTACGCCCGGAAGAAGCAGGCCATCTATAGCAAAGGTCCTCTCTCCCACGCACATTCGTTTTTTGCCGACCGTTGCAGTTTGTGCCATGCGAGCATCGTCAATGGTGTCAAGACTGCGGGTTTCAGGAAGACCGTCAGCGACGAAGCTTGCCTCACCTGTCACCAGGCGCCGGCGCACCACGCCAACCAGCTCTTTACTCCTTCCTGCGCTTCCTGCCACGTGGAGCACCAGGGCTTGATGCGGCTGGTTCGCGTGCAGGACCGGCAGTGCGTGCAGTGCCACGCTGATCTTGGGACCAAGGATGGTCATTCGCGTTTTGTGACAGATATTCGCGGATTCAACCGTAACCACCCCGAATTTGTTCCGCTGCGCGATGGATTTAAGAATCCATCCACCATCGCCTTCAACCACGCTGCCCACATGGGCGACTCCATTATGGGACCATCCGGTCGCGTGAAGCTGGAGTGCAGCGACTGCCATCGCCTCGCGGCCGAAGCGGGTGGCCCCTGGAAGTATGCCGATCCACACCTGCAACTCGCGGCCGCTACGGCATCTGGTCCCGGCGAGGTCATGCACCCCGATGCCGGATACGAGCTGATGCCGCCCACCAGCTACGAAAAAAATTGCGCGTCGTGTCACAAGCTGCAATTCGATGAGCACTTCGCCGAATCCGTCCCGCACCAGAAGCCGGAAATCGTGCACGCTTTCCTGTTGCAGAAATTTCAGGATTACATCAGTAAAAATCCCGACGCCATCCACGATGCCTGGCTGCCCACGCGTAAGGTCCCTGAGATCACCCAGCTCCCGCCGCCAAAGAACGGCGATGAGTGGGTGTCGCAGCGCGTCGGCCAGTCCGAGCAGTTGCTCTGGCTGAGCACCTGCAAGCACTGCCATCAGCTCGATTTTTCCGCTCAACCGGCTGCGGCAAATTCGCCAGCGCTTCCCACTGTGAAACCGTCGGCCCTGACCTACCGCTGGATGCCCAATGCCATCTTCAGCCATCAGGCTCACGGCGCCGTGTCATGCGAATCCTGCCACGCGTTCGCGACGGCCAGCCAAAAGGGCTCTGACGTGCTGATGCCCAGCATCAAGACCTGCCAAAGCTGCCACAACGGCGACCCGGCAAAAGTAGGAGAAGCAGAGAACTCATGTTTCCTGTGCCACCAGTACCACGATTGGAAGCAGCGCGGAAACTTCCACAGCACATACACGATCCAGGAGATAACCGGAGAGTCGCCGCCCGAACCAACCCATACCGACGAGCCTTCAGGCGGGAAATAA